GCGTCTGTATGGGACACTGATGGCTGTGGGGCCTAATTACTCCAGTATTGATTACAGCTGGGGAGTGAAGCATGCAGGCCAGGCTGCGTGTTGACTTGTCTGTACCTGGTAAGAGGAGATATAAGGACATAATGATGTCTATAAGGACAGTGGTTTGACTGTGTTTAAGGGCACCAAGTGTTTTTTAGAGGCAGAAAGTcagatagatgtactgtatgtttgaccaATGACCATCCCTGGAAACCAGAGTTCTGTATCCACAAATACATAGAAATCCGCTTTTGTCCGTCTGTCACAATTTGCATTTACCCTTTTTCGAATAAGGAAGTTAAAACTTCATGTTGACCATCACTAATCTTTTAAATGGACAAGGTTATATTTGACATCAAGGTTGGCTTCAATGATAACATCAAAGAACACATGCTATATCAAAGTCCAGATCCTGGCGAGCCCCCAAATATGTCTATCGttggtgaatgttgaactttatTTCTGTTGGATAACAGTTTTCATTTGTTTCTCTCAGGAGGAAGATCAGAAGTGGGTCCAGGACTACTGTATGCAGGTGGGCAACGCCTACGTCATAGTTTACTCCATCACGGATCGCACCAGCTTCGAGAGTGCCTCCGAGTTACGCATCCAGCTACGGCGCATACGGCAGGCCGAGAACATTCCCATCATCCTCGTGGGCAACAAAAGTGACCTGGTCCGCTCCAGAGAAGTGGCTGTAGAAGGTAACGTTGATTCCAATGATAATGATGTTATCATTTAAGCATCTCTCCACATCTTCTTCTGAACAGTGATTTGATGACAGCCATTTAAGCAATATGAGCAGCGCTCTGCTTATAATAGAGAGTAAAATAGTTTGGCTTACAACAGTTCGTGTTGCATTTTCTGTGGACTTCATAGTCAAAACTACAGAACATTGAAATCACATATCAAATGTTGCAGTCCACACGACAGACTGTGGACTGTTCATTTAACATTCCAATAGTTGGATTTACAGCACACATCTCATACACTAACACTGTACTTAACAATGTCACTATAATTCTTGATGATTTGGTCAATGTTTTAATATTTCACCTGTTCTGCAGGTGAGAATAAGCTTGTTCTAATTCTGGAGCAATGGATCAAATGGATTTATGTTAGAAGTTTCACCTAATCCAGGGATTTTTCTTTGTATATTTCTAAATATGTGGACATTGTGTATGATTGAATGTATGGCACAGAGTGCCCATGTCACTTGTTTTTCCCTGCAGCCACTTGCCTACCAATAGAGGACCAATGGAATGGAAACCTCTGCAAAAAAATGTATTGGTTGCCTTGTGTGGcttctttatttattttaaattgtcagaccaagttgtcagacccagaCATTAATCTAATGTCGACCTCTCACACTTAAACACCTCTCGTTTGACCCTTTCTTCCTCTGTGCTCTGCTCTCTCCTAGAGGGTCGTGCGTGCGCTGTGGTGTTCGACTGCAAATTCATAGAGACATCTGCTTCGCTCCACCACAACGTTCACGAGCTCTTCGAGGGCATCGTCCGGCAGATTCGCCTGCGGCGAGACAGCAAGGAGACCAACGAGCGCCGGCGCTCCGTCTACAAGCGTAAGGAGAGCCTCACCAAGAAGGCCCGCCGCTTTCTAGACCGCCTGGTGGCCAAGAACAACAAGAAGATGGCGCTGAAGGTTCGCGCCAAGTCTTGCCACGACCTGGCCGTGCTGTAATGGCTGCTGTGTGGCGTGCAACAAGTGGTTCACACCGTCAGTGGTTGCAGACTCCAACGCTCCTCTTTGCCCTAACAATCCCCTTGTGGTAaaggggaagaacattgtttgttATTTTCTATTTATTTCACCCATTAGAAGCAATTGGGTTGTGGAAATGTGAGGCAATTGAGACTTTTTGTTGCTATATCCCAGATTTTCTGAGAATGAGTTTGCTAAACATACACCTTATCAACTGTTTGCCTTACATCTAATTAAATAGATTCCTAGACCAGTGTATCCAGACACAGATCTGACATTTAAACTCCTTTTTCGGTTTTCTAAGGTTTCTAAGGTTTCTAAGGTTTTCTAAGATTATTGAGGTATGAAATAATtatttgaatgcactgtatgatgTATTTTTGCCATGAGGAAAGCAATGTCCACAGTGGTACTTTACATAGATTTCACTGACTACTTGATTTCAAGGTTTTGCACTATGGGAGACAGTGATGTATTAGGAGGAATCAGTGGAGCTTCTTCTACAGCaattatgtttctctctaccaAGAGAGCTCAAGTCTGGTTTGAGACTGTTCTGTCTGTGAGCCCATCAGTTCACAGCTAAATTACATGTGAATGGCGATCTTGTTTGGAAATCGACACCATCGCAAACTTTCCAAAAGGTTTATCCCATCATCTTCCTTTACAAGCACCTCCTACACTGGAAGGACCAGTAGGGTGTTACAGTGAAACTGTCATGGACGCTTTTGAAGAGGC
This genomic window from Oncorhynchus nerka isolate Pitt River linkage group LG2, Oner_Uvic_2.0, whole genome shotgun sequence contains:
- the rem1 gene encoding GTP-binding protein REM 1, producing MTHTQREGKETLRRRASTPIPASHQPGSRDRDPPADLHHPPLCQSASYHPGDKSLHCRANWSSDDSDNDSDGSGAECLYRVVLLGDHGVGKSSLANIFAGIQEKDAHDHTGEDTYEKTMTVDGEETILIVMDTWENEKQEEDQKWVQDYCMQVGNAYVIVYSITDRTSFESASELRIQLRRIRQAENIPIILVGNKSDLVRSREVAVEEGRACAVVFDCKFIETSASLHHNVHELFEGIVRQIRLRRDSKETNERRRSVYKRKESLTKKARRFLDRLVAKNNKKMALKVRAKSCHDLAVL